The region aggcgaggacaTATCACCGCCACGTCTTCCCGCATATAGGGCAGACACAGGTGATTTGACGCGTTTATTTGAAAAGAAGACTATGAGGCCGTGGTTGTTGCGTTAATTCGTGGACCGAAGGCACATTGCTGCCTGATAAGCTGCCTTTTATTTCAGCTCACCGTAGCAGCCTTTTACGGTACTCTGGGGCCAATTGTTTCGAATAGTGCCGAAGAACGATGACCGCTGACGGCCGCCACGGCAGAATACATCGAAGTGAATCCTGTACAAGGGTGGTTGATACCTTCGTCACTCTGTCATGGCAACAGCATGGTCATGTCCTGTCCTTGCTGGTGCGTTTTACAGCCCACGCCCTGGACAAAAGAATTACTGGCAGTTATTTTGTCTCCAGGGTGCGGCTGGGCCTGCGAATTTTGACAATTATTTCGATGGTGAAACCAATCTGATTGCGCTAGACATGTTCACTGGAGCGAGAGTGAAGGGGTAACAGGGCAGCTTAGGCAACCGACAGGGTGACAGGAACCGTCCCTTCCAGCTCTGGTGGCACAGAGAGTGGAAAGTAAGAATCTCGTTGAGATAACTAGATTTTATAACAAGGATTTCAAAATCAACATCAATTACTCCGTCTGTAACAAAGGTGCATGGGGTACCGTAGGTGCCTCTAGCCATACGCACATTTAGAGGGCTTTGACGCGGATAGTTAGCTTCGTAGACGAACTATAGTAATACAACTCAAATAGAATATGCAACACATTCATCATCATTTCAAAAAGCATTGACTTAGCTCACATCTAATTTGGATGCaaagtgatgatggtggtgattaCCCCTTTTTTTACCTAAGGAGGTGGCGAGAGCTCAAAAATCAGCCACATGCACTAAATAGACTGTGGCTGAAGCTCTTTCTGTATCAATGACGTTGCACCCCATCGCCAATCGCAAAACGGAAAAGTTGCGAACTTTGACTCTCTCCAAGCACGATATTTCCCTGAAGATATCGGCTTCAAAAATGGGCGGCGCAAGCTCCAAACCAGCACAGAATGCTGTGCGCAAGTTTCCGACCAGAGCTCCAGGATCCGCGACCCCCTCGTCTCTCACAGCTGTGAGAAATGCAGCTCCAgaatcaacaacaccaccaacgccaTCTCCAGCATCTCGAGCGCAAACACAGGCTGTACCCCCAAAGTCCACAACTCAACTTGCGCCACGGCCCTCTGTCACGAAGAATGAGTGTTAGTACTGCCTTTCCGACAGATATCCAACCAACATTATGTGCTAACAACCTACCCAAAGCCGCCGGTCgaccctctccatcttcgaAACAAGATTCCTACTCCGCAAACCCAGACAAGACCCCCTCAGATTACCCATCCACCGCTTTTGCCTCGCGCCTCAAACAAATGGGCGCTGTCCAGCCTAACCCAAcatactccccctcctcaataGCATCGCCGCTAGTCGACGCTTCAGGCATTTCTCAGTCCATCTCCGGCCCCATGTTTCCCTCGGCGAAGAATAACCCTACTCTTGGAGCGCTGGAAAACCGCAGGCGGCTAGAGGAACAGGCAAAgcgggagatggaggacTGGGG is a window of Podospora pseudopauciseta strain CBS 411.78 chromosome 1, whole genome shotgun sequence DNA encoding:
- a CDS encoding hypothetical protein (EggNog:ENOG503P5R8) — translated: MGGASSKPAQNAVRKFPTRAPGSATPSSLTAVRNAAPESTTPPTPSPASRAQTQAVPPKSTTQLAPRPSVTKNESAGRPSPSSKQDSYSANPDKTPSDYPSTAFASRLKQMGAVQPNPTYSPSSIASPLVDASGISQSISGPMFPSAKNNPTLGALENRRRLEEQAKREMEDWGKSTHQGKELLDIGTIKKIFVLSEQGESDQAIEKQLGLKKGVVAKLGRDFLSIAS